A genomic segment from Gemmatimonadota bacterium encodes:
- a CDS encoding DUF2723 domain-containing protein, with protein sequence MAPSVTFWDAGEFIAAARTLGIPHPPGTPLFVLIAHVWGALLPFGEYAWRLNLLSALCGAVAAGCWFLVAATSLERMNQDVGEAPRRVIALGGGGAAALLTAFTFTTWQNAVETEVYSIAMLSIGLAAWLAVRWRAVRQTTHGARLLLMMLYLGGISIGNHLLALLVGPALVAGLVAEARWRPRATREEAAAEWTRIAVVAAVWALLIAFGLGSAGLTAFAGGLVLASAVFAVRTRQWTFVATALLIAVVGITPYLFLLIRARQAPWLNEADPSTWHALLGVIRREQYAVRTPLDDPTILHGANNPGRTLTIFGYQMANYVQYFDWQWAKSIGVTIAPSVGRLLVTLGAFSLGLRGARAQHRSDRPGFWLLFVLWLVTGIGLVVYMNFKPGATVGYDLWPNGSDHEVRERDYFFVASFVAWGVWAAIGIADLVRSIMPRVRGAARTATVALFGLALVPLVLNARAATRRSGPEATLARDFARALLQSVPPGGILFTWGDNDTFPLWYAQSVEGVRRDVTVVCLALAETPWYMRSIRDAKREPVDRARLATVWRDALEPAPGGPLHDLSDATITAFTPQRTGQDLEMPLPDGRSIHIPAGTAIYGKDFVVLAILRQNAGRRPVVWSVTAAVQLFGLGPQLIQQGLAVGLPLARPDSMALAAGPAAGPGGAPLDIATTRRLMSESWDFQTLFAGDVERLDANIRGMASTIALPYAQVGVALAARGDTAGAIPALERAARLTSQPGVQAALDRLRKGPETPLGRP encoded by the coding sequence CTGGCGCCTTCGGTCACCTTCTGGGATGCTGGCGAGTTCATCGCCGCCGCCCGGACACTCGGCATCCCGCATCCGCCCGGCACCCCACTCTTTGTCCTCATCGCCCACGTGTGGGGGGCGTTGCTTCCGTTCGGCGAATACGCCTGGCGACTCAATCTGCTGAGTGCGCTGTGCGGCGCGGTGGCGGCCGGATGCTGGTTTCTTGTGGCCGCCACGAGTCTTGAGCGGATGAATCAGGATGTTGGTGAGGCTCCCCGTCGGGTGATCGCACTGGGAGGGGGTGGGGCCGCGGCGCTCCTCACCGCGTTCACCTTCACGACCTGGCAGAACGCCGTCGAGACCGAGGTCTACAGCATCGCGATGTTGTCGATCGGGCTCGCGGCTTGGCTCGCCGTGCGCTGGCGCGCAGTTCGCCAGACCACCCACGGTGCGCGGCTGTTGTTGATGATGCTCTATCTCGGTGGCATCTCCATCGGCAATCACCTGCTCGCACTGCTGGTCGGACCGGCGCTTGTGGCGGGGCTGGTCGCAGAGGCACGGTGGCGCCCGCGCGCAACGCGAGAGGAAGCGGCGGCAGAGTGGACCCGGATTGCCGTGGTCGCAGCTGTGTGGGCCTTGCTGATCGCGTTCGGACTGGGAAGCGCGGGACTGACAGCGTTTGCCGGGGGGCTTGTGCTCGCGTCGGCGGTCTTCGCGGTGCGGACGCGACAGTGGACTTTTGTGGCCACGGCGCTGCTGATCGCCGTCGTCGGAATCACGCCTTACCTCTTCCTGCTCATTCGTGCGCGCCAGGCACCGTGGCTCAATGAGGCCGATCCATCGACATGGCACGCGCTGCTCGGCGTGATCCGCCGCGAGCAATACGCCGTCCGCACTCCGCTCGACGATCCGACCATCCTCCACGGTGCCAACAATCCTGGGCGGACGCTCACGATCTTCGGTTACCAGATGGCGAACTACGTCCAGTACTTCGACTGGCAATGGGCCAAGTCGATCGGCGTGACGATCGCTCCCTCGGTCGGTCGCCTGCTCGTTACCCTCGGGGCGTTTTCGCTTGGCCTGCGTGGCGCGCGCGCGCAGCATCGGAGTGATCGCCCGGGCTTCTGGCTGCTCTTCGTGCTGTGGCTGGTGACCGGCATCGGGCTCGTGGTCTACATGAACTTCAAGCCCGGGGCGACAGTCGGGTACGATCTCTGGCCCAACGGCAGCGATCACGAGGTGCGTGAGCGAGACTACTTCTTCGTCGCGAGCTTTGTGGCGTGGGGCGTCTGGGCCGCGATCGGTATCGCCGATCTGGTGCGATCAATCATGCCGCGAGTACGCGGTGCTGCCAGGACGGCGACAGTCGCGCTCTTTGGACTCGCCCTGGTACCGCTCGTACTCAACGCCAGGGCGGCGACGCGCCGGAGTGGGCCAGAGGCGACACTTGCGCGTGATTTCGCCCGCGCACTGCTGCAGTCGGTGCCACCGGGCGGGATTCTCTTTACCTGGGGTGACAACGACACCTTCCCGCTCTGGTATGCCCAGTCGGTCGAGGGAGTGCGGCGCGACGTCACCGTGGTCTGCCTCGCGCTGGCAGAGACGCCGTGGTACATGCGCTCGATCCGCGATGCGAAGCGTGAGCCGGTCGATCGCGCCCGACTTGCCACGGTGTGGCGAGACGCGCTGGAGCCTGCGCCTGGCGGACCGCTCCACGACCTCAGCGATGCGACCATCACGGCGTTCACGCCGCAGCGGACGGGGCAGGACCTCGAAATGCCGCTGCCGGATGGGCGCTCGATTCACATTCCAGCGGGGACCGCGATCTACGGGAAGGACTTCGTGGTCCTCGCCATTCTTCGTCAGAATGCTGGCCGGCGACCGGTGGTCTGGTCGGTCACGGCCGCAGTACAGCTCTTCGGACTCGGGCCACAGCTGATCCAGCAGGGGCTCGCGGTGGGGTTGCCGCTGGCTCGCCCCGACAGCATGGCGCTGGCCGCCGGTCCGGCTGCCGGCCCCGGCGGGGCGCCGCTCGATATCGCTACCACGCGACGGCTGATGTCTGAAAGCTGGGATTTCCAGACCCTCTTCGCGGGTGATGTCGAACGCCTCGATGCCAACATCCGAGGGATGGCGAGCACCATCGCTCTACCCTACGCGCAGGTAGGCGTCGCCCTGGCCGCCCGGGGTGACACCGCGGGGGCGATTCCCGCCCTTGAGCGCGCCGCCCGGCTGACCTCCCAGCCCGGGGTCCAGGCCGCGCTCGACCGACTCCGGAAGGGCCCGGAAACCCCGCTCGGCCGACCCTGA
- a CDS encoding YggS family pyridoxal phosphate-dependent enzyme: protein MSEAALADRLAEVRAILAGRKAAGGWQHDPRIIAVTKTHGSEAVRAAAGAGLTMVGENRVQEALPKQDATADIAIEWHLIGGLQRNKVRHAVGRFAMIHSIDRVELAEEIHRRTDPTRKQPVLVQVNCSGEAQKGGVEPSELPSLLDSLRHFDRLQVQGLMTMAAFTDDERVQRGTFALLRTLRDTMVKWGHTLPELSMGMSGDYPAAVEEGATLLRLGTVLFGARE, encoded by the coding sequence ATGTCAGAAGCGGCCCTGGCCGACCGACTGGCCGAAGTGCGGGCCATCCTCGCCGGGCGCAAAGCGGCGGGCGGGTGGCAGCACGACCCCAGGATCATCGCTGTCACCAAGACCCACGGATCCGAAGCCGTCCGGGCAGCCGCAGGGGCGGGTCTGACGATGGTGGGTGAGAACCGCGTCCAGGAAGCGCTGCCGAAGCAGGACGCCACCGCCGACATCGCCATCGAGTGGCATCTCATCGGTGGTTTGCAGCGGAACAAGGTGCGTCACGCGGTCGGTCGCTTCGCGATGATCCACTCCATTGACCGGGTCGAACTCGCGGAAGAGATCCATCGGCGCACTGATCCGACGCGCAAGCAGCCGGTGCTGGTGCAGGTCAACTGTTCCGGTGAAGCGCAGAAGGGCGGCGTCGAACCATCCGAGTTGCCATCGCTGCTCGACAGTCTGCGCCACTTCGACCGGCTGCAGGTGCAGGGCCTGATGACGATGGCCGCCTTCACCGATGATGAGCGGGTGCAGCGCGGGACCTTTGCGCTACTGAGAACCTTGCGTGACACGATGGTGAAATGGGGCCACACCCTGCCGGAACTCTCGATGGGAATGTCGGGCGACTATCCGGCAGCGGTCGAAGAGGGTGCCACCTTGCTCCGCCTCGGGACCGTGCTCTTCGGTGCCCGTGAATGA
- the ileS gene encoding isoleucine--tRNA ligase produces MTRTRDAVTDRTATSAPDARRWPIWPEGGADALERELLATWDREQLFAQVQAANAELPGFVFYEGPPTANGRPGIHHVFARTIKDLICRYQALLGHRVTRIAGWDTHGLPVELEVEKQLKFSGKKDIEAFGVAEFNKRCLESVFTYKTEWQELSNRTGYWLDYDNAYVTYTKEYVESVWWLLKRLYERDMLYRGHRVLPYCPRCGTVLSSHELALGYDEVRDKSIYVTFPLDDDSHRELVVWTTTPWTLPSNVAVAVHPDLDYAEVQAPAHPGRIFVLALARVEKSAEWLGEGVEVIRTIKGSDLAGLRYRRPLDVVPLPSDKASQIVVAGDFVTADDGSGLVHMAPAFGADDYAAGQTHGLALLRPVAADGTFVGTTWPELEGKLVTADETNELIIRRLKELGRHLRTEQYVHTYPHCWRCRSKLIYYARDSWFVRTSAVKGRMLELNAGIAWHPPEVGTGRFGEWLGNNVDWALSRDRYWGTPLPIWVSDRDPSYVEVIGSLEELREKSGYVATGDLDVHKPLVDEVTWPAPGGGTMRRAREVIDTWFDSGAMPWAQWHYPFENKEQFEAHFPADYICEGVDQTRGWFYSMLAIGTTAFDAAPYRNVIVNELILDASGQKMSKSRGNVVDPWALVAAHGADAARLYLLMASQVWQPRRFDERQLVETAGGFLNTLRNTYQFFALYAGSAEGAPPVPERPLADRWILGQLDATTAAVRAAFDDYDVTTGVRAIVDFVSDDLSNWYVRLNRARFWAPDQDADAAAVATLQEVLTTVAVLLAPAAPFVSDWLHRALQGTSVHLARFPVVHGRHDAGRHLAMDAVRRLASLGRAARETASLKVRQPLARIKVAVPAAVRGPDFDALLPLLASETNVKAIDVVSSDEDLVRLRGKANFRTLGKRFGAEVKAVVAYVATLTREQLQQLERGESVPGNFEIFPEDVVVEREVVTDWPVASEGAYVVALDPMVTPELAREGVAREVVSRLQRLRKDAGFDVSMRIEASVTGDDGVLAAAREHAEYIAGETLARELMVGSALVQPDRVESVVIDGQNAVLAVRHIGDGRTASGPERVDES; encoded by the coding sequence ATGACCCGAACCCGTGATGCCGTGACCGATCGCACTGCCACATCTGCTCCCGACGCGCGCCGCTGGCCGATCTGGCCCGAGGGCGGCGCCGACGCGCTCGAGCGCGAACTGCTGGCGACCTGGGACCGCGAGCAGCTCTTCGCCCAGGTGCAGGCCGCCAATGCGGAACTGCCGGGGTTCGTGTTCTACGAAGGGCCGCCGACAGCCAACGGTCGTCCCGGCATTCACCATGTCTTCGCCCGCACCATCAAGGACCTGATCTGTCGTTATCAGGCCCTGCTCGGCCATCGCGTCACCCGCATCGCGGGGTGGGATACGCACGGACTGCCGGTCGAACTCGAGGTCGAGAAGCAGCTCAAGTTCTCCGGCAAGAAAGACATCGAGGCGTTCGGAGTTGCCGAGTTCAACAAGCGCTGCCTCGAAAGCGTCTTCACGTACAAGACGGAGTGGCAGGAACTCTCGAATCGTACCGGCTACTGGCTCGACTACGACAACGCGTATGTGACGTACACGAAAGAATATGTCGAGTCGGTCTGGTGGCTCCTCAAGCGGCTGTACGAGCGCGATATGCTCTATCGCGGCCATCGGGTCCTGCCCTATTGCCCCCGTTGCGGCACGGTGCTGTCGAGCCACGAATTGGCACTGGGGTACGACGAGGTCCGGGACAAGTCGATCTACGTCACCTTCCCGCTTGATGACGACAGCCATCGTGAGCTGGTGGTCTGGACCACCACGCCGTGGACCTTGCCCAGCAACGTCGCCGTGGCCGTTCACCCGGATCTCGACTACGCCGAAGTGCAGGCACCGGCACATCCGGGCCGGATCTTCGTGCTCGCGCTGGCCCGGGTCGAGAAATCGGCCGAGTGGCTCGGCGAGGGCGTCGAGGTGATTCGCACCATCAAGGGGAGCGACCTCGCCGGGCTGCGCTATCGCCGACCGCTCGATGTGGTGCCACTGCCGAGCGACAAGGCGAGCCAGATCGTCGTGGCGGGTGATTTCGTGACTGCCGATGACGGTTCGGGCCTGGTCCATATGGCGCCGGCGTTCGGCGCCGATGACTACGCGGCGGGACAGACGCACGGCCTGGCGTTGCTGCGCCCCGTGGCAGCCGACGGAACATTCGTCGGAACCACCTGGCCCGAACTCGAAGGGAAACTGGTTACTGCGGATGAGACCAACGAACTCATCATTCGCCGGCTCAAGGAGCTCGGGCGGCATCTGCGCACCGAGCAGTACGTGCACACCTATCCGCACTGCTGGCGTTGCCGCAGCAAGCTGATCTACTACGCTCGCGATTCGTGGTTCGTGCGCACGTCGGCAGTGAAGGGACGGATGCTCGAACTCAACGCCGGCATCGCCTGGCATCCTCCCGAAGTCGGCACAGGTCGATTCGGGGAGTGGCTCGGCAATAATGTCGACTGGGCCCTCTCGCGCGATCGCTACTGGGGGACGCCGCTGCCGATCTGGGTCAGCGATCGCGATCCGTCGTACGTTGAGGTCATCGGTTCGCTCGAGGAGTTGCGCGAGAAGTCGGGATACGTCGCCACGGGCGACCTCGACGTCCACAAGCCGCTCGTCGATGAGGTCACCTGGCCGGCCCCTGGCGGCGGCACCATGCGACGTGCCCGCGAGGTGATCGATACCTGGTTCGATTCCGGAGCGATGCCGTGGGCGCAGTGGCACTATCCGTTCGAGAACAAGGAGCAGTTCGAGGCGCACTTCCCCGCCGATTACATCTGCGAAGGGGTCGACCAGACACGCGGCTGGTTCTACTCGATGCTCGCGATTGGCACCACCGCCTTCGACGCGGCGCCGTATCGCAACGTGATCGTGAACGAGCTGATCCTCGACGCGTCCGGGCAGAAGATGTCGAAGAGTCGCGGCAACGTCGTGGATCCGTGGGCGCTGGTCGCCGCGCACGGCGCGGACGCGGCGCGTCTCTACCTGCTGATGGCGTCGCAGGTGTGGCAGCCGCGGCGTTTTGACGAGCGCCAGTTGGTCGAGACGGCCGGCGGTTTCCTCAATACGCTACGCAACACCTACCAGTTCTTCGCCCTCTACGCCGGGAGCGCCGAGGGGGCGCCGCCGGTGCCCGAGCGACCGCTTGCCGATCGCTGGATCCTCGGGCAACTCGACGCGACCACGGCAGCGGTCCGTGCGGCGTTCGACGACTACGATGTCACCACCGGCGTGCGGGCGATCGTCGACTTCGTCTCCGACGACCTCTCCAACTGGTACGTGCGGCTCAATCGGGCGCGCTTCTGGGCCCCCGATCAGGACGCCGACGCCGCCGCGGTCGCGACGCTCCAGGAAGTGCTGACCACCGTGGCGGTCCTGCTTGCCCCGGCCGCGCCCTTCGTGAGCGACTGGCTCCACCGGGCACTGCAGGGGACGTCGGTGCATCTCGCGCGCTTCCCGGTCGTCCACGGACGTCACGACGCCGGTCGGCACCTCGCGATGGATGCGGTCCGTCGACTCGCTTCACTCGGCCGGGCCGCGCGGGAAACCGCATCGCTCAAGGTCAGGCAGCCGCTTGCCCGCATCAAGGTGGCGGTGCCGGCAGCCGTGCGTGGCCCGGATTTCGACGCCTTGCTGCCCTTGCTGGCGAGCGAAACCAATGTCAAGGCGATCGACGTCGTATCGTCGGACGAAGATCTGGTGCGACTCCGCGGGAAGGCGAACTTTCGCACCCTCGGCAAGCGCTTCGGGGCCGAGGTCAAGGCGGTGGTGGCGTACGTTGCCACCCTCACGCGCGAGCAGCTGCAACAGCTGGAACGCGGTGAGAGCGTGCCCGGGAACTTCGAGATCTTCCCGGAAGATGTCGTGGTGGAGCGGGAGGTCGTGACCGACTGGCCGGTGGCGAGTGAAGGAGCCTACGTCGTGGCGCTCGATCCGATGGTCACGCCGGAGCTGGCACGCGAAGGGGTGGCGCGGGAAGTCGTGAGCCGGCTGCAGCGACTCCGGAAGGACGCGGGGTTCGATGTCTCGATGCGGATCGAGGCATCGGTTACCGGCGACGACGGGGTGCTGGCGGCGGCCCGTGAGCACGCCGAATACATTGCTGGCGAAACGCTCGCTCGCGAGCTGATGGTGGGTAGTGCGCTGGTGCAGCCCGACCGGGTGGAGTCGGTCGTGATCGACGGACAGAATGCCGTGCTCGCGGTACGGCACATCGGGGACGGCCGGACCGCTTCCGGCCCAGAACGTGTGGATGAATCGTGA
- the lspA gene encoding signal peptidase II, which yields MASGADRRPPFWGLVAIVVVLDRITKILAERALGAGESISVVGETAQLRLVHNPGAAFGLNLGDYSRWIFMVVAMVAIVFLFRMWRETAVADRLRLYALGFVAGGAAGNLIDRFISPRGVVDFIDVGVAGLPRWPTFNVADIAVSCGAVALALSLWREDARRAAAVVPPT from the coding sequence ATGGCAAGCGGCGCTGATCGACGGCCCCCGTTCTGGGGGCTGGTGGCAATCGTGGTCGTGCTCGACCGGATCACCAAGATCCTTGCCGAGCGCGCCCTGGGCGCTGGCGAGAGCATTTCGGTGGTGGGCGAGACGGCGCAACTCCGTCTGGTACACAACCCCGGCGCGGCATTCGGACTGAATCTCGGCGACTACTCGCGCTGGATCTTCATGGTCGTGGCGATGGTCGCGATCGTCTTTCTCTTCCGGATGTGGCGCGAGACGGCCGTGGCCGATCGCCTGCGACTCTATGCCCTCGGCTTCGTGGCGGGAGGTGCGGCAGGGAACCTGATTGATCGCTTCATCTCGCCGCGCGGCGTGGTGGATTTTATTGATGTAGGGGTCGCGGGGCTGCCGCGCTGGCCGACCTTCAATGTTGCCGACATCGCCGTCTCCTGCGGGGCCGTGGCGCTGGCGCTGTCGCTCTGGCGCGAGGACGCGCGGCGAGCAGCAGCCGTCGTACCGCCCACTTGA
- the folP gene encoding dihydropteroate synthase — protein sequence MCRLTASGLEGAAFHVTGLSSDTIEAMLMVSARLGLELITGDDWIILAGARSRLGAFARPWVQPEPVRELANAIGMAMPAEPSAGWRHAGGVQSLAHAVIIGVVNVTPDSFSGGGVQLSAEDALREVDALLAGGATIVDVGGESTRPGAVPIDAAEELDRVIPVIEAIVARFPSLPISVDTVRSSTALAALDVGAVIVNDVTAGRHDPTLLAAVAARGAGVVLSHSRGALGDLASYRHAEYAGDVTDAVARELAVAQAAATAAGVVPEAIVLDPGFGFAKTPEQNFHLLGQLDAIVALGAPVLVGPSRKRFLGDATGRPIDDRERATAAVCALAYDRGARLFRLHDPAASRDALAIAAALHRGVT from the coding sequence GTGTGTCGGCTCACCGCCTCGGGGCTCGAGGGTGCCGCCTTCCACGTCACCGGCCTCAGCAGCGACACCATCGAAGCAATGCTGATGGTGTCCGCGCGCCTCGGCCTCGAGCTCATCACTGGCGACGACTGGATCATTCTCGCGGGGGCGCGCTCCCGACTCGGCGCCTTTGCGCGGCCATGGGTGCAGCCCGAGCCGGTGCGCGAGTTGGCGAATGCGATCGGGATGGCGATGCCCGCGGAGCCGAGTGCCGGGTGGCGCCACGCCGGCGGGGTGCAGTCGCTCGCGCACGCCGTCATCATCGGAGTGGTCAACGTCACGCCGGATTCGTTCTCGGGGGGTGGAGTGCAACTCTCTGCGGAGGATGCGCTGCGCGAGGTAGATGCTCTGCTTGCCGGCGGTGCCACGATTGTCGATGTCGGTGGGGAATCCACTCGACCCGGTGCCGTGCCGATCGATGCAGCCGAAGAGCTGGATCGCGTCATTCCGGTGATCGAGGCGATTGTCGCTCGTTTCCCGTCGCTGCCGATCTCGGTCGATACCGTGAGGAGTTCGACTGCACTCGCGGCACTCGATGTCGGCGCGGTCATCGTCAATGATGTCACCGCGGGCCGGCATGATCCGACGTTGCTCGCGGCTGTCGCTGCACGTGGAGCAGGGGTCGTGCTCTCGCATTCGCGTGGTGCGCTGGGTGATCTCGCGTCGTATCGGCATGCCGAGTACGCTGGCGACGTGACCGATGCGGTGGCTCGTGAGCTGGCTGTGGCGCAGGCGGCGGCGACGGCAGCGGGGGTTGTGCCAGAGGCCATCGTCCTCGATCCCGGGTTCGGCTTCGCGAAGACGCCGGAGCAGAACTTCCACCTCCTTGGCCAACTGGACGCGATTGTCGCCCTTGGTGCTCCGGTGCTGGTCGGGCCTTCGCGCAAGCGATTCCTGGGCGACGCCACCGGTCGTCCGATCGATGATCGTGAGCGTGCGACCGCGGCCGTCTGCGCCCTGGCGTATGACCGTGGCGCGAGACTCTTTCGACTGCACGACCCGGCGGCGTCACGAGACGCGCTCGCGATCGCGGCGGCGCTGCATCGGGGCGTCACCTGA
- a CDS encoding TraR/DksA C4-type zinc finger protein: MTKTQLKHLEGRLLEERTRVMKELGYYDEAFNSTLQGSDGDLSSYSFHMADQGTDAMEREKQYLFASQEGRYLWHLNEALRRLYNQPEKFGNCHQCGTKIDFERLDALPHARLCISCKEKEEDGKRR, translated from the coding sequence GTGACCAAGACTCAGCTGAAGCACCTCGAGGGACGGCTGCTCGAGGAGCGCACCCGCGTGATGAAGGAACTCGGCTACTACGACGAGGCCTTCAATTCGACGTTGCAGGGGTCGGACGGCGATCTGTCGTCGTACTCTTTCCATATGGCCGATCAGGGGACCGACGCCATGGAGCGCGAGAAGCAGTATCTCTTCGCATCGCAGGAAGGGCGCTACCTCTGGCACCTGAACGAGGCGCTTCGCCGGCTGTACAATCAGCCAGAGAAGTTCGGCAACTGCCATCAGTGCGGCACCAAGATCGATTTCGAACGACTCGATGCGCTGCCGCACGCGCGGCTCTGCATCTCTTGCAAGGAGAAGGAAGAGGATGGCAAGCGGCGCTGA
- the ftsH gene encoding ATP-dependent zinc metalloprotease FtsH, whose translation MPDRNVPRPPSNNLGAMSKTLALWALGVLIVLALFQYMQKQRSPSEFTYTEFSRQLDGGNVSAVEIVDGKVLKGEFRTPVLQQTRQVKVFTVLLPVANSYEFMQRLEQAGVNITAKEAKGGLTLLLLQALPWVVIIVIWWFLFRQMQAGGNRAFAFGKSKAKLLTGDTPKLTFADVAGADEAKVELQEVIEFLKDPQKFTRLGGRLPKGALLVGPPGTGKTLLAKAVAGEAGRPFFSMSGSDFVEMFVGVGASRVRDLFEQGKAHAPCIIFIDEIDAVGRHRGAGLGGGHDEREQTLNQLLVEMDGFESNDGVILIAATNRPDVLDPALLRPGRFDRQIVVDAPDVKGREGILQVHTRKIPLSADVQLGTIAKGTPGMAGADLANLVNEAALLAARNNKSAVDMSDFENAKDKVMLGVERRSLVLTEEEKRLTAFHEAGHAVVAMKTAGSDPVHKVTIIPRGRALGLTASLPETDRHNYTRDWLIGSLAMFFGGRAAEEIVFGHGAVTTGAGNDIERATALARRMVTQFGMSDVIGLMAIGEREQEVFLGREFGSRRETSEQTAQMVDGEVKRLIDEAYATAMRLVTEHRDLLDRIALALLDRETIDREDLDLLARNQPLPPRATLPPPPPPTTPFAAPRNESSGMRAPILGAPPAEPAGA comes from the coding sequence ATGCCAGACCGCAATGTGCCTCGCCCGCCGTCCAACAACCTGGGTGCCATGAGCAAGACGCTTGCTCTCTGGGCGCTCGGGGTGCTCATCGTGCTGGCGTTGTTCCAGTACATGCAGAAGCAGCGCTCGCCCAGCGAGTTCACCTACACCGAATTCTCGCGCCAGCTCGACGGCGGCAACGTCAGCGCGGTCGAGATCGTCGATGGCAAGGTGCTCAAGGGCGAGTTCCGCACGCCCGTCCTGCAGCAGACACGTCAGGTGAAGGTCTTCACCGTGCTGCTGCCGGTGGCGAATTCCTACGAGTTCATGCAGCGCCTCGAACAGGCTGGCGTGAATATCACGGCGAAAGAGGCCAAGGGCGGCCTCACGCTGCTGTTGCTGCAGGCGTTGCCGTGGGTGGTCATCATCGTGATCTGGTGGTTCCTCTTCCGGCAGATGCAGGCCGGCGGCAACCGCGCTTTCGCCTTCGGGAAGTCCAAGGCGAAGCTCCTGACCGGCGATACGCCCAAACTGACATTCGCCGATGTCGCGGGCGCCGACGAGGCGAAGGTCGAGCTGCAGGAAGTGATCGAGTTCCTCAAGGATCCGCAGAAGTTCACCCGCCTCGGCGGACGCCTCCCCAAGGGCGCCTTGCTGGTGGGGCCTCCGGGCACCGGCAAGACGCTGCTCGCGAAGGCCGTCGCCGGTGAGGCCGGGCGTCCCTTCTTCTCGATGTCGGGCTCCGACTTCGTGGAAATGTTCGTGGGTGTCGGTGCCTCGCGGGTGCGTGACCTGTTCGAGCAGGGGAAGGCGCACGCCCCGTGCATCATCTTCATCGACGAAATCGACGCAGTCGGGCGGCATCGCGGCGCAGGCCTCGGTGGCGGTCACGACGAGCGCGAGCAGACGCTCAATCAGCTGCTGGTCGAGATGGACGGCTTCGAGTCGAACGACGGCGTCATCCTGATCGCCGCGACCAACCGTCCGGACGTCCTCGATCCGGCGTTGCTGCGGCCGGGCCGGTTCGATCGGCAGATCGTGGTCGATGCACCTGATGTGAAGGGGCGCGAAGGGATCCTGCAGGTACATACCCGCAAGATTCCGCTCTCGGCCGATGTGCAGCTCGGCACCATTGCGAAGGGCACGCCGGGCATGGCAGGTGCCGATCTTGCGAACCTTGTCAACGAAGCCGCTCTCCTGGCCGCGCGGAACAACAAGTCTGCGGTCGATATGAGCGACTTCGAAAACGCCAAGGACAAGGTCATGCTTGGCGTCGAGCGACGTTCGCTGGTGCTGACCGAAGAGGAAAAGCGCCTGACCGCCTTCCACGAGGCCGGGCACGCCGTGGTCGCAATGAAGACGGCTGGGAGCGACCCGGTCCACAAGGTCACCATCATTCCGCGCGGACGAGCGCTGGGCCTTACGGCTTCGCTGCCCGAAACCGATCGCCACAACTACACCCGCGACTGGCTCATTGGCTCCCTCGCGATGTTCTTCGGCGGTCGCGCTGCCGAAGAAATTGTCTTCGGCCATGGTGCGGTCACGACGGGCGCTGGCAACGACATCGAGCGGGCGACCGCGCTGGCGCGTCGGATGGTCACCCAGTTCGGGATGAGCGATGTCATCGGGCTGATGGCTATCGGCGAGCGCGAGCAGGAGGTCTTCCTCGGCCGTGAGTTCGGCTCGCGCCGCGAGACGTCGGAGCAGACGGCGCAGATGGTCGATGGTGAAGTAAAGCGCCTGATCGACGAGGCCTATGCCACGGCGATGCGCCTGGTCACCGAGCATCGGGATCTGCTCGACCGCATTGCCCTCGCGCTGCTCGATCGCGAGACGATCGATCGCGAGGATCTCGACCTGCTCGCGCGGAACCAGCCGCTGCCGCCGCGCGCGACGCTGCCACCACCGCCACCCCCGACGACGCCGTTTGCGGCGCCGCGGAATGAATCCAGCGGCATGCGCGCTCCAATTCTGGGGGCCCCGCCGGCCGAACCCGCCGGCGCGTGA